The Athene noctua chromosome 26, bAthNoc1.hap1.1, whole genome shotgun sequence genome has a window encoding:
- the SCN2B gene encoding sodium channel regulatory subunit beta-2 isoform X1, protein MSPAAWLPQPALLLAGLSLLLSLAPTGLGMEVMAPATINALNGSSVKLSCTFNSCYKVENKQFSLNWTYQECRNCSEELFLQFRMKIMNKQLDRFGNRVEFTGNPTKYDVSFTLKNVQLEDEGTYNCYVLNPPDRQRGHASISLKVLTQEPPKHDSTVAVIVGASVGGFLAVVILVLMVVKCVRRKKQQRLNTDDQKTEEEGKTDGEGNPDEGTK, encoded by the exons ATGAGCCCGGCGGCTTGGCTCCCGCAGCCCGCCTTGCTCCTCGCTGGCCTCAGCTTGCTCCTCTCGCTGG CACCCACGGGATTGGGCATGGAGGTCATGGCTCCTGCCACCATCAATGCCTTGAACGGCTCCTccgtgaagctctcctgcacctTCAACTCCTGCTACAAGGTGGAGAACAAGCAGTTCTCCCTCAACTGGACGTACCAGGAGTGCAGGAACTGCTCTGAGGAGCTG TTCCTGCAGTTCCGGATGAAGATCATGAATAAGCAGCTGGATCGCTTTGGGAACCGGGTGGAGTTCACCGGGAACCCCACCAAGTACGATGTGTCCTTCACCCTCAAAAACGTGCAGCTGGAGGACGAGGGCACCTACAATTGCTATGTCCTCAACCCCCCGGACCGTCAGCGGGGCCACGCCAGCATCAGCCTGAAGGTGCTCACCCAAG agccccccaagcATGACTCCACAGTGGCTGTCATCGTGGGCGCCTCCGTGGGTGGCTTCCTGGCCGTGGTGATCCTGGTGCTGATGGTGGTGAAGTGCGTGCGCCggaaaaagcagcagaggctGAACACGGACGACCAGAAGacggaggaggaggggaagacagACGGCGAAGGCAACCCGGACGAGGGCACCAAGTAA
- the SCN2B gene encoding sodium channel regulatory subunit beta-2 isoform X2, whose amino-acid sequence MEVMAPATINALNGSSVKLSCTFNSCYKVENKQFSLNWTYQECRNCSEELFLQFRMKIMNKQLDRFGNRVEFTGNPTKYDVSFTLKNVQLEDEGTYNCYVLNPPDRQRGHASISLKVLTQEPPKHDSTVAVIVGASVGGFLAVVILVLMVVKCVRRKKQQRLNTDDQKTEEEGKTDGEGNPDEGTK is encoded by the exons ATGGAGGTCATGGCTCCTGCCACCATCAATGCCTTGAACGGCTCCTccgtgaagctctcctgcacctTCAACTCCTGCTACAAGGTGGAGAACAAGCAGTTCTCCCTCAACTGGACGTACCAGGAGTGCAGGAACTGCTCTGAGGAGCTG TTCCTGCAGTTCCGGATGAAGATCATGAATAAGCAGCTGGATCGCTTTGGGAACCGGGTGGAGTTCACCGGGAACCCCACCAAGTACGATGTGTCCTTCACCCTCAAAAACGTGCAGCTGGAGGACGAGGGCACCTACAATTGCTATGTCCTCAACCCCCCGGACCGTCAGCGGGGCCACGCCAGCATCAGCCTGAAGGTGCTCACCCAAG agccccccaagcATGACTCCACAGTGGCTGTCATCGTGGGCGCCTCCGTGGGTGGCTTCCTGGCCGTGGTGATCCTGGTGCTGATGGTGGTGAAGTGCGTGCGCCggaaaaagcagcagaggctGAACACGGACGACCAGAAGacggaggaggaggggaagacagACGGCGAAGGCAACCCGGACGAGGGCACCAAGTAA
- the JAML gene encoding junctional adhesion molecule-like, whose translation MVVLMSLTLVLTWLERCSGWAGWVFTEPQLRASAGDSVLLRCLFLDPVAEDWTMAKVDWLRVAGVGTPEEMVFYYYSNRSIPVGRFRDRARWQGDTSRWDGSIQLQDVRVNDSGMYVCEIRLLQRSSIFKNHTVLHVSPTGQRAGRGAAGAQDPAAPGDSGLWPVTVGCGCVAVVLAFLAGLSLRKRSAANTALERTGNGDSKNKAEEALYSSIPGAEVPKAEQGAGKKKRPEETYITMHPSPFRENGIYVELAKRVIPAEWMGEGRQAEGRSEEPCSRPEGEQ comes from the exons ATGGTGGTGTTGATGAGCCTGACGTTGGTGCTGACATGGCTGG AGCGATGCAGCGGGTGGGCTGGCTGGGTGTTCACGGAGCCTCAGCTTCGAGCCAGCGCTGGGGACTCTGTCCTGCTGCGGTGCCTCTTCCTAGACCCGGTGGCCGAGGACTGGACGATGGCCAAAGTGGACTGGCTGCGCGTAGCAGGAGTCGGCACGCCGGAG GAGATGGTGTTTTATTACTACAGCAACCGTAGCATCCCTGTGGGCCGTTTCCGGGACCgggcgcggtggcagggggacaCGTCCCGCTGGGACGGCTCCATCCAGCTGCAGGACGTGCGGGTGAATGACAGCGGCATGTACGTGTGTGAGATCCGGCTGCTCCAGCGCAGCAGCATCTTCAAGAACCACACGGTGCTGCACGTCAGCCCCACGGGACAGAGAG CAGGACGAGGAGCAGCAGGCGCCCAGGACCCTGCAGCCCCGGGAGACTCTGGGCTTTGGCCCGTGACTGTGGGCTGTGGCTGCGTGGCCGTTGTGCTGGCTTTCCTGGCTGGGCTCAGCCTGAGGAAGAG GTCTGCAGCCAACACGGCCCTAGAGAGGACTGGAAACGGCGACAGCAAGAACAAAGCAGAG GAAGCGCTTTACTCCTCAATCCCTGGAGCTGAGGTACCCAAGGCCGAACAGGGTGCAGGGAAGAAGAAGAGACCCGAGGAGACCTACATCACCATG CACCCCTCTCCCTTCCGGGAGAACGGCATCTACGTGGAGCTGGCCAAGAGGGTGATCCCGGCAGAATGGATGGGAGAGGGGAGACAGGCCGAGGGACGAAGCGAGGAGCCCTGCAGCAGACCAGAGGGGGAGCAATAG